Proteins found in one Pseudomonas marvdashtae genomic segment:
- a CDS encoding MFS transporter, with product MSISVSTADVGTSAASIDEKKLISKVAWRLMPLIMVCYLFAFFDRINISFAKFQLQADLGLSNTAYGLGAGLFVVGYVLFEVPSNMMLYKVGARRWIARIMMSWGVATALMIFVTTEWQFYVLRFLIGAMEAGFAPGVLYYLTLWFPQNYRGRITSTLFLASAFAGLIGAPVSGLVLGHMDGLFDVRGWHWLFLLGGIPCVGLGLVVFFTLKDRIADAHWLSADEQTYLASRIASHEPNQKHGSLLAALKLPGFAMLAFIYFLIQVASYGLNFWAPQLIRSAGTESPTIIGLLTAVPYVCGAISMLVIGRLSDATGERRKFVCGLIVVGAIGFVSAGIFANHTVFLIVSLALMGTGIIASIPAFWALPPKLLAGAGAGAAGGIALINTVGQMGGIVSPVMVGFIKDVTGSTTPALYLIGFTSLIAAALLIWGLPESLRTRDKR from the coding sequence ATGTCCATTTCTGTTTCTACCGCTGATGTAGGCACCTCTGCTGCATCCATAGATGAGAAAAAGCTGATTTCAAAAGTGGCGTGGCGTCTCATGCCGCTGATCATGGTCTGTTATTTATTCGCGTTTTTTGACCGAATAAACATTAGCTTCGCAAAGTTTCAGTTGCAGGCTGATCTTGGATTAAGTAACACCGCATACGGATTGGGCGCGGGGCTGTTTGTAGTCGGTTATGTGTTGTTCGAAGTCCCCAGCAACATGATGCTTTACAAGGTGGGCGCACGTCGCTGGATTGCACGCATCATGATGTCCTGGGGTGTAGCAACGGCGTTGATGATTTTCGTGACGACCGAATGGCAATTCTATGTCCTTCGATTTCTTATCGGCGCCATGGAAGCGGGCTTTGCGCCAGGTGTGCTCTACTATTTAACGTTATGGTTCCCGCAAAACTATCGCGGTCGTATTACCTCAACATTGTTCCTGGCCTCTGCTTTCGCCGGGTTGATAGGCGCGCCCGTGTCCGGTTTGGTACTGGGGCATATGGACGGTTTATTCGACGTGCGTGGCTGGCATTGGCTATTCCTGCTGGGGGGCATTCCCTGCGTAGGTCTAGGTCTGGTGGTTTTTTTCACGCTAAAAGATCGCATTGCTGATGCCCATTGGCTAAGCGCAGATGAACAAACCTACCTGGCCTCTCGTATTGCAAGCCATGAGCCTAATCAGAAACATGGTTCTTTGCTGGCGGCCCTGAAGTTGCCAGGCTTCGCGATGCTGGCGTTCATTTATTTCCTGATTCAAGTGGCGTCCTACGGGCTTAACTTCTGGGCTCCACAGCTGATCCGAAGTGCAGGGACTGAAAGCCCGACTATTATCGGTCTGTTAACCGCCGTACCCTACGTATGCGGTGCGATCAGCATGCTGGTGATTGGCCGTTTGTCTGATGCAACAGGCGAGCGACGTAAGTTTGTCTGCGGCTTGATAGTTGTGGGTGCAATCGGGTTCGTCAGTGCCGGAATATTCGCCAATCACACGGTGTTTTTGATCGTGTCACTGGCGCTGATGGGCACCGGTATCATCGCCTCGATTCCGGCATTCTGGGCCTTGCCGCCGAAGTTGCTTGCGGGCGCCGGGGCCGGGGCTGCTGGCGGCATAGCGTTAATCAATACGGTTGGTCAAATGGGCGGTATTGTCAGTCCGGTGATGGTCGGGTTTATAAAAGATGTTACCGGTAGTACAACTCCAGCTCTTTACCTCATTGGCTTTACCAGCCTGATCGCCGCAGCACTTCTAATTTGGGGCTTGCCTGAAAGTCTCAGAACTCGCGATAAAAGATAA
- a CDS encoding amino acid permease translates to MKSNLSEQVEQPALQRTLSNRHIQLMAMGGAIGTGLFMGSGKIIALSGTSIILIYMIIGLFVYFVMRAMGEMLLSNLNFKTFADFAGAYLGPRAAFFLGWSYWLSWSVAVIGDAVVVGGFFQYWFPHLPAWIPAIGMLATLFALNVLTVRLFGEVEFWFAIIKIIAVVTLIGVSIVLIASSFVSPSGVTASLGHLVDKQAAFPNGLLGFFAGFQMAIFSFAGTELIGTAAAETRSPERTLPKAINSIPLRIILFYVLALGCIIAVTSWQQVSPVKSPFVELFLVAGFPAAAGIVNFVVLTSAASSANSGVFSSSRMLFGLANQDNAPGIFRRLSGNSVPLLSLAFTTVLMLLGVLVLFIVPEVMTAFTIVSTVSAILVIFTWSTILASYIAYRKKRPELHAKSAYKMPGGVPMAWFSLAFMGFVLCLLALRPDTRVALMVMPGWFIWLAIAYQLTRSWKPKTAVESAGQFG, encoded by the coding sequence ATGAAATCGAATTTATCAGAGCAGGTTGAGCAGCCTGCGCTGCAGCGCACGCTCAGCAATCGTCACATCCAATTAATGGCCATGGGGGGCGCCATTGGCACGGGTTTGTTCATGGGCTCCGGAAAGATCATCGCCCTCTCCGGCACCTCGATCATCCTCATCTACATGATCATTGGCCTGTTCGTTTACTTCGTCATGCGTGCCATGGGCGAAATGCTGCTTTCCAATTTGAATTTTAAGACCTTTGCGGATTTTGCCGGCGCCTACCTGGGGCCTCGCGCCGCATTTTTCCTCGGCTGGTCGTATTGGCTGAGCTGGAGCGTTGCAGTGATCGGCGATGCCGTCGTCGTCGGAGGGTTCTTCCAATACTGGTTCCCCCATCTGCCTGCCTGGATACCCGCTATCGGGATGCTGGCGACACTGTTCGCCTTGAACGTGCTGACGGTCAGGCTTTTCGGTGAAGTCGAATTCTGGTTCGCGATCATCAAGATCATCGCCGTCGTGACGCTTATTGGCGTGAGCATCGTGCTGATTGCCAGCTCGTTCGTTTCCCCCAGTGGCGTTACCGCGTCCTTGGGCCATCTGGTCGATAAGCAGGCGGCATTCCCTAATGGCCTGCTTGGTTTTTTCGCCGGTTTTCAGATGGCCATCTTCTCATTTGCCGGCACTGAGCTGATCGGCACCGCGGCGGCAGAAACCCGGTCTCCGGAGCGGACCCTACCCAAAGCGATCAACTCGATTCCGCTGCGAATCATCCTGTTCTACGTGTTGGCATTGGGCTGCATTATTGCCGTGACGTCCTGGCAACAGGTGTCACCTGTAAAAAGTCCTTTTGTCGAACTTTTCCTCGTCGCAGGCTTTCCCGCAGCAGCCGGCATCGTTAACTTCGTGGTCCTTACATCCGCCGCCTCATCGGCCAACAGTGGCGTATTCTCCTCCAGCCGCATGCTGTTCGGGCTGGCGAATCAGGACAACGCTCCGGGTATTTTTCGGCGACTGTCGGGCAACAGCGTGCCTCTGCTGAGCCTGGCCTTCACGACAGTATTGATGCTGCTGGGTGTGCTCGTGCTGTTCATCGTTCCGGAAGTCATGACGGCATTCACCATCGTTTCCACCGTGTCAGCGATTCTGGTGATCTTCACGTGGTCGACCATCCTCGCGTCCTACATTGCCTATCGCAAAAAGCGTCCTGAGCTTCACGCAAAATCGGCCTACAAGATGCCCGGCGGCGTCCCAATGGCATGGTTCTCACTGGCGTTTATGGGCTTCGTTCTGTGCCTGCTGGCCTTGAGGCCTGACACCCGCGTTGCCTTGATGGTCATGCCGGGGTGGTTCATATGGCTGGCCATTGCTTATCAGCTGACACGTAGCTGGAAGCCAAAAACCGCGGTTGAATCGGCAGGTCAATTCGGTTGA
- a CDS encoding ornithine cyclodeaminase has product MTLFIDVDDAARLFAKVGIRRAIREMATYIEADYLRWAQFDKSPRTANHSPDGVIELMPTDDGKQYSFKYVNGHPDNGQQNLLTVMAFGLLADVHSGYPTLLSELTLTTAVRTAATSALVARALARPGATSMALIGNGAQSEFQALAFHEMLGINEIRIFDIDRDASLKLLRNLAAFPTIKVIHAASVQEAVKGAHIVTTVTADKAYATILTPEMIEPGMHINAVGGDCPGKTELHADILRNARVIVEFEPQTRIEGDIQQLEADSPVVEFFRIVQGDVQGRESDEQVTVFDSVGFALEDFSSLRYLQAMAQEHQVGRHIHLVPTPENIKNLFQMLDQQPTKAAHLRTAS; this is encoded by the coding sequence ATGACGCTATTCATAGATGTCGATGATGCCGCACGCCTGTTCGCCAAGGTCGGCATCCGCCGGGCAATCCGTGAGATGGCCACCTACATCGAAGCCGACTATTTACGCTGGGCGCAGTTTGACAAGTCGCCGCGCACGGCCAATCACTCCCCGGACGGTGTGATCGAGTTGATGCCGACCGATGATGGCAAGCAGTATTCTTTCAAGTACGTGAACGGCCATCCGGACAATGGTCAGCAGAACCTGCTGACGGTGATGGCATTCGGTCTGCTGGCCGATGTCCACAGTGGCTATCCAACCCTGCTAAGCGAGCTGACACTCACCACCGCCGTTCGCACAGCGGCAACCTCGGCATTGGTGGCGCGTGCGCTTGCCCGTCCAGGGGCGACCTCGATGGCGCTCATTGGCAACGGCGCGCAGAGCGAGTTTCAGGCGCTTGCCTTCCATGAAATGCTGGGCATCAACGAAATCCGCATCTTCGATATTGATCGCGATGCCTCACTCAAGCTGCTGCGCAACCTGGCCGCTTTCCCGACGATCAAAGTGATTCACGCCGCCTCCGTACAGGAAGCGGTCAAGGGCGCGCACATTGTCACCACCGTTACGGCCGACAAGGCCTACGCAACGATCCTGACGCCCGAGATGATCGAGCCCGGCATGCATATCAACGCCGTCGGCGGCGACTGCCCGGGCAAGACCGAACTGCACGCCGACATCCTGCGCAACGCCCGGGTCATCGTGGAATTTGAACCTCAAACGCGGATTGAAGGCGATATTCAGCAACTGGAGGCTGACTCGCCCGTCGTCGAGTTTTTCCGGATTGTGCAAGGCGACGTCCAGGGACGCGAGAGCGATGAACAGGTCACGGTATTCGATTCCGTGGGTTTTGCCCTGGAGGATTTCTCGTCGCTTCGCTACCTGCAGGCGATGGCGCAAGAACACCAGGTCGGCCGGCACATCCACCTGGTGCCAACACCTGAAAATATAAAAAACCTGTTCCAGATGCTTGATCAGCAACCGACCAAAGCCGCCCATCTGCGCACGGCCAGTTGA
- a CDS encoding histone deacetylase family protein — translation MFTVFSDSHRLHHGTELKDGVLKLSFEQPSRADTVHNRVKQVGLGQIVEPRVFDRSCYVNAHSERYVSFLESAWSEWCATGRTHDALPLVWPVRDLANDQVPTFIDGKLGFYAMDAGSPITATTWQAVKTSADIALTGLALIDEGHDSAFALCRPPGHHAAREYMGGYCYLNNAAIAAQQAITQGAKRVAVLDVDFHHGNGTQNIFYQRNDVMFVSLHGEPAVSYPYYSGFSGEVGAGHGEGFNLNYPLPKNTAWETYRDALLHACKKLQQFAPEVLVISLGVDTFKDDPISHFLLESQDFIGIGELIASVGCPTLFVMEGGYMVDEIGINAVNVLHGFESKRA, via the coding sequence ATGTTTACAGTTTTCAGTGATTCCCACCGTCTGCACCATGGCACCGAGTTGAAGGATGGCGTGCTCAAGCTGTCGTTCGAGCAGCCCAGCCGGGCCGACACCGTTCACAACCGTGTCAAGCAGGTAGGCCTTGGCCAGATAGTCGAACCGCGCGTGTTTGACCGCTCGTGTTATGTCAACGCGCACAGCGAGCGCTACGTGAGCTTTCTGGAAAGCGCCTGGTCAGAATGGTGCGCAACAGGACGCACTCATGATGCCTTGCCACTGGTATGGCCTGTACGCGATTTGGCCAACGATCAGGTGCCAACGTTTATTGACGGCAAACTCGGCTTCTATGCAATGGATGCCGGTTCACCCATCACCGCCACCACCTGGCAGGCAGTCAAGACCAGTGCCGATATCGCCCTGACAGGCCTGGCACTTATCGATGAGGGCCACGACAGTGCCTTTGCCCTTTGCCGTCCGCCGGGCCATCACGCGGCACGTGAATACATGGGGGGTTACTGCTACCTCAACAATGCGGCCATTGCTGCACAGCAGGCGATCACCCAAGGCGCCAAACGTGTCGCGGTGCTCGACGTCGATTTTCACCATGGCAACGGTACCCAGAACATTTTTTACCAGCGCAATGACGTCATGTTCGTATCGCTGCACGGCGAGCCGGCCGTGTCCTATCCCTACTATTCGGGGTTCAGCGGTGAAGTCGGCGCCGGCCATGGCGAAGGGTTCAACCTCAACTACCCGTTACCGAAAAACACCGCGTGGGAAACCTATCGCGACGCGCTGCTCCATGCCTGCAAAAAACTTCAGCAATTCGCGCCAGAAGTATTGGTGATCTCACTGGGCGTCGACACTTTCAAAGACGACCCCATCAGCCACTTCCTGTTGGAAAGCCAGGATTTCATCGGAATTGGCGAGCTGATAGCGAGCGTTGGTTGCCCCACCCTCTTCGTGATGGAAGGCGGCTACATGGTCGATGAAATCGGCATCAATGCGGTGAACGTACTGCATGGTTTCGAGAGCAAACGCGCTTAA
- a CDS encoding Lrp/AsnC family transcriptional regulator — protein MKKNISRRISLDETDLAILELLQDDASISNAELSERLSLSLTPCWRRRKRMEEAGVIKGYQATLDRRMLGLDIMAFVHIRFSTHADHAPDAFEAVIAQLPQVLACHKITGDADYVLQVLAEDLDSYSDFIEQVLRRQVGIASIQSSLALREIKAGSRIAIPKLSKD, from the coding sequence ATGAAGAAAAATATATCCAGGCGCATCAGCCTCGACGAGACCGATCTGGCCATTCTTGAGTTATTGCAGGACGATGCGAGCATTTCAAACGCCGAACTCAGTGAGCGGCTTTCGTTGAGCCTCACGCCTTGCTGGCGACGGCGCAAGAGAATGGAAGAGGCGGGGGTGATCAAGGGGTATCAGGCGACACTTGATCGAAGAATGCTGGGGCTGGATATCATGGCCTTCGTGCACATCCGCTTTTCTACCCACGCCGATCACGCGCCGGACGCCTTCGAGGCCGTGATTGCTCAGTTGCCACAGGTATTGGCCTGCCACAAGATCACTGGCGACGCCGACTATGTGCTTCAAGTGCTGGCGGAGGACCTTGATAGCTATAGCGACTTTATCGAGCAAGTGCTGAGGCGCCAGGTGGGTATAGCGTCTATTCAGTCGAGTCTGGCTTTGCGCGAAATCAAAGCGGGTAGCCGTATTGCCATACCCAAATTGAGCAAGGATTGA
- a CDS encoding LysR family transcriptional regulator, whose translation MTSSSSGFQRDPEAKRFLNDRLDWNLLRTFLVIGQEGSISRAAARLHLSQPAISQALKRLEEQLASELVVRRGPRITLSKAGEEVMQIAAEIYGTVSRLGPALDAPAETVTGKIRLLSISRIQSRSYDEFLAQFHNEFPQVELEVDVLRSSDVISALLQKTASFGLSLCRTPQPRLEQRVMLEQRYAFFCGKRHRLFGRKNLTLSDLQSENFVSFTSDQIGGNLSPLTVFRDQQGFTGRIVASSPSLDEILRLVAAGYGIGCLPEHIVAADVQADEIWRLPPWEGVSDVNVYLLWNRDQKMTRAESVFLERFEQMLMTTDVAGRF comes from the coding sequence ATGACATCCTCATCGTCTGGTTTTCAGCGCGACCCCGAAGCCAAGCGTTTTCTCAATGATCGCCTGGACTGGAATCTGTTGCGCACCTTCCTGGTTATCGGGCAAGAGGGCAGCATTAGCCGCGCTGCCGCCCGCCTGCACTTGAGTCAACCGGCAATCAGCCAGGCGCTCAAACGGCTGGAGGAGCAACTTGCCAGTGAACTGGTGGTGCGTCGCGGGCCGCGTATCACCCTGTCCAAGGCCGGCGAGGAGGTCATGCAGATCGCTGCAGAGATTTACGGAACGGTCTCCCGCCTGGGCCCCGCGCTGGACGCACCCGCAGAGACGGTGACGGGTAAAATCAGGCTACTGTCCATCAGCCGTATCCAGTCTCGCAGCTACGATGAATTCCTGGCGCAATTCCACAATGAGTTTCCTCAAGTGGAACTGGAAGTTGATGTACTGCGCAGCTCGGATGTGATCAGTGCGCTGCTGCAAAAGACCGCGTCTTTCGGCTTGAGCCTGTGCCGTACACCGCAGCCCCGCCTCGAACAGCGGGTGATGCTTGAACAGCGGTATGCGTTTTTCTGTGGGAAGCGCCATCGGCTGTTTGGACGCAAGAACCTGACCTTGTCAGACCTGCAAAGCGAAAATTTCGTGAGCTTCACCAGTGACCAGATCGGCGGCAATTTATCGCCGCTCACGGTATTCAGGGATCAACAAGGCTTCACTGGACGCATTGTCGCCTCTTCACCCAGCCTGGATGAGATCTTGCGCCTGGTTGCCGCAGGATATGGCATTGGCTGCCTGCCAGAACACATTGTCGCTGCCGATGTGCAGGCCGATGAAATCTGGCGCCTGCCGCCCTGGGAGGGCGTCAGCGATGTGAACGTCTATTTGCTTTGGAACCGCGACCAAAAGATGACCCGCGCCGAGTCGGTCTTCCTGGAGCGTTTCGAGCAGATGCTTATGACGACGGACGTGGCGGGAAGGTTTTAA
- a CDS encoding MFS transporter, translated as MTSKTSTPRRAAAAAFIGTTIEFYDYYIYAFAAALVLGQLFFPSENPALSTMAAFGSFAVGFIARPFAGMVFGHLGDRLGRKKMLLVTIVLMGVATTGIGLLPTYAQAGIWAPIGLVLLRLLQGISVGGEWGGAVLMASEHAPKGRKVFFASFAQWGSPAGLLLALIAFRLISEMEQEALMSWGWRIPFLMSGVLMIVGLAIRFGVPESPEFAEVKESEQTSDNPVMEVLRTGWKNILFAALAVTIGSGGFFFTNTFMITYVTQYQGIAKTTILDCLFVVTILQFLSQPCSALLAERLGEGRFLKWVASLCIVVPYPMFLLVQTGNLFYMTAGIALAVILLAALYAVIAGYMAEAFPARVRYSGISIAYQLGSGLTGGLTPMIGTFIAAQFAGQWVPLALFFSVLALMSLTGVLGLAQLRSANARPTALSTSQGVA; from the coding sequence ATGACCAGCAAAACCTCCACGCCGCGGCGTGCCGCAGCCGCCGCATTTATCGGCACCACCATCGAATTCTATGACTACTACATCTATGCCTTCGCTGCGGCATTGGTGTTGGGACAGCTGTTCTTTCCCAGTGAAAACCCGGCCCTCAGCACCATGGCCGCGTTTGGTAGCTTCGCTGTAGGCTTCATCGCCCGGCCGTTCGCCGGGATGGTATTCGGTCATCTGGGTGATCGCCTGGGCCGCAAGAAAATGCTGCTGGTGACCATCGTGCTGATGGGCGTTGCGACGACCGGTATAGGCTTGTTGCCCACTTACGCCCAGGCAGGTATCTGGGCGCCCATCGGTCTGGTGTTGCTACGGTTGCTGCAAGGCATTTCTGTCGGCGGCGAATGGGGCGGCGCGGTACTGATGGCCAGCGAGCACGCCCCCAAGGGACGCAAGGTGTTTTTTGCCTCGTTCGCCCAATGGGGCAGCCCGGCCGGCCTGTTGCTGGCGCTGATCGCATTTCGTTTGATCAGTGAAATGGAACAGGAAGCCCTGATGAGTTGGGGCTGGCGCATTCCGTTCCTGATGAGCGGCGTGCTGATGATCGTCGGCCTGGCGATTCGCTTCGGTGTGCCGGAATCGCCAGAGTTCGCCGAGGTCAAGGAGAGCGAGCAAACCTCTGACAACCCGGTGATGGAGGTGCTGCGCACGGGCTGGAAGAACATTCTGTTCGCTGCGCTGGCCGTCACCATTGGTTCGGGCGGCTTCTTCTTCACCAACACGTTCATGATCACCTACGTCACTCAGTATCAGGGCATCGCCAAGACCACGATCCTGGATTGCCTGTTTGTGGTCACCATCCTGCAGTTCCTTTCGCAACCCTGTTCGGCACTGCTGGCCGAACGCTTGGGTGAAGGGCGCTTCCTCAAGTGGGTGGCGTCACTGTGTATCGTGGTGCCATATCCGATGTTCCTGCTGGTACAGACCGGCAACCTGTTCTACATGACCGCCGGTATTGCCCTGGCGGTGATCCTGCTGGCCGCACTCTATGCAGTGATTGCCGGCTACATGGCTGAAGCCTTCCCGGCGCGGGTGCGGTATTCGGGTATTTCGATTGCCTATCAACTCGGTAGCGGCTTGACTGGAGGCCTGACCCCCATGATCGGCACCTTCATCGCCGCTCAATTCGCGGGGCAATGGGTGCCACTGGCGCTGTTCTTCAGCGTGCTGGCCCTGATGTCACTGACCGGCGTGCTGGGGCTGGCGCAGCTACGTAGCGCCAACGCCAGGCCGACTGCTCTGTCCACTTCCCAAGGAGTCGCATGA
- a CDS encoding class II aldolase/adducin family protein: MSKPLAMSAVEWQARCELAALYRLIAYYRMTDLIDTHITLRVPGPAQHFLINRYGVAFERMRASDLILIDLQGNVVGGNCNGGKVNAAGFVIHSAIHEARPDLHCIIHTHTASGMAVAAQRDGLLPLTQHALKFYGNLAYHTYEGIALSLEERARLVADLGSHKAMILRNHGLLAAGAGVAAAFHEIYFLERACQAQIQAMSAGVALNIPSEAVCQHTAAQFGRDGIDGIIDLAWQAALSLIDEQRTDWCS, encoded by the coding sequence ATGAGCAAGCCTCTCGCCATGTCAGCGGTCGAATGGCAAGCGCGCTGTGAGCTGGCGGCGCTGTACCGCTTGATCGCCTACTACCGCATGACCGACCTGATCGATACCCACATCACCCTACGTGTACCGGGACCTGCGCAGCATTTTCTGATCAACCGCTACGGGGTGGCGTTCGAGAGAATGCGCGCCAGCGATCTGATCCTGATCGACCTGCAAGGCAACGTGGTCGGTGGCAACTGCAACGGTGGCAAGGTCAACGCCGCCGGGTTCGTCATCCACTCGGCCATCCATGAGGCGCGCCCGGACCTGCACTGCATCATCCACACCCACACTGCCAGCGGTATGGCGGTGGCGGCCCAGCGCGACGGGTTGCTGCCGCTGACCCAGCATGCGCTGAAGTTCTACGGCAACCTGGCGTATCACACCTATGAAGGCATCGCGCTCTCGCTGGAGGAGCGCGCGCGCCTGGTCGCCGATCTGGGGTCGCACAAGGCGATGATCCTGCGTAACCACGGTTTGCTGGCGGCCGGTGCGGGTGTAGCGGCGGCGTTCCACGAGATCTATTTTCTGGAGCGGGCCTGCCAGGCGCAGATCCAGGCGATGTCAGCCGGTGTCGCGCTGAACATTCCCAGTGAGGCCGTATGCCAACACACGGCGGCGCAGTTTGGCCGTGACGGCATCGATGGCATTATCGACCTGGCCTGGCAGGCCGCGCTCAGTCTGATCGACGAGCAGCGCACCGACTGGTGCAGCTGA
- a CDS encoding 2-hydroxyacid dehydrogenase: protein MARIVLLCQNPALTDWLATLFAVHAPHLNVLRPDDVQAPLAEVAVCWFPPPGSLGRLPRLRLVHSIGSGIDHLAQDDSRDAAVPVCRVVDPDHSLGMSEYVHWGVLHFHRGFDQVIVGHPAQHWQRPVQRKAEDFRVGVMGLGAIGTPVALRLAAAGYDVRGWARTAREIDGVTTFSGPDSRREFLDALDVLINLLPLTPATHGVLCDEVFQCMAKGSALINCGRGQHLNLNDLRQALAGGQLRGALLDVFEQEPLPADSLLWHTPGVWVTPHMASAASDLCIARQVADNVLRLARGLELNNRVNPELGY, encoded by the coding sequence ATGGCCCGCATCGTTTTGCTCTGCCAGAACCCCGCGTTGACCGATTGGCTGGCCACGCTTTTCGCCGTCCATGCGCCGCACTTGAACGTACTGCGGCCAGACGATGTGCAGGCGCCGCTCGCCGAGGTCGCGGTGTGCTGGTTCCCACCGCCCGGCAGCCTGGGGCGCTTGCCGCGCCTGCGCCTGGTGCATTCGATCGGCTCGGGTATCGACCATCTGGCCCAGGACGACTCTCGCGATGCGGCGGTGCCGGTCTGCCGCGTGGTCGACCCTGACCACAGCCTGGGCATGAGCGAGTACGTGCACTGGGGCGTGCTGCACTTCCATCGAGGCTTCGACCAGGTGATCGTCGGCCATCCTGCGCAACATTGGCAGCGTCCGGTGCAGCGAAAGGCTGAAGATTTCAGGGTCGGTGTGATGGGCCTGGGCGCGATTGGCACGCCGGTGGCGCTCCGCCTTGCTGCGGCGGGCTACGACGTGCGCGGCTGGGCCCGCACGGCGCGTGAGATCGACGGCGTGACAACCTTCAGCGGTCCCGATTCTCGACGTGAGTTTCTCGACGCACTGGATGTACTGATCAACCTGCTGCCACTCACCCCCGCGACCCATGGCGTGTTGTGCGATGAGGTATTCCAGTGCATGGCCAAAGGCAGCGCATTGATCAATTGCGGCCGCGGCCAGCATCTCAACCTCAATGACCTACGGCAGGCACTGGCGGGCGGGCAACTGCGCGGTGCCTTGCTGGATGTCTTCGAGCAGGAGCCTTTGCCCGCCGACTCGCTGTTGTGGCACACGCCGGGGGTCTGGGTGACGCCGCACATGGCGTCTGCCGCGTCCGACCTGTGCATCGCCCGGCAAGTCGCCGATAACGTGCTGCGATTGGCCCGCGGGCTTGAACTAAACAATCGGGTCAATCCTGAACTGGGCTATTGA
- a CDS encoding histone deacetylase family protein — translation MKTFFHPAQRLHHPRSYLSRGQMRQPQELPARIDPLLAMVEKLGYPLLAPDDYGQAPLAAVHTQAYLDYLSSAYQQWHEVPEDWGDEVMSNIYIREGNPLRGILGKTARYLADGSCPIGEHTWQSAYWSAQSAVAAAHAVIEGDPSAYALCRPPGHHARAEAAGGFCFLNNAAIAAQVLRGRFSKVAVLDTDMHHGQGIQEIFYDRDDVLYVSIHGDPTNFYPVVAGFDDETGTGAGEGFNLNLPMAHGASEADFFNCMDQAASALRTFGPDVLVLSLGFDIYENDPQSKVSVSHEGFRLLGQRIKALGIPCVVVQEGGYDIATLDENASRFFAGMTA, via the coding sequence ATGAAAACATTTTTCCACCCGGCACAGCGCCTTCACCACCCTCGTTCCTACCTGTCGCGCGGCCAGATGCGTCAGCCACAGGAGTTGCCTGCGCGTATCGACCCGCTGCTGGCGATGGTCGAAAAACTGGGTTACCCGCTGTTGGCGCCCGACGATTATGGCCAGGCACCGCTGGCCGCCGTACATACCCAGGCCTATCTGGATTACCTGAGCAGCGCTTACCAGCAGTGGCACGAAGTGCCGGAAGACTGGGGCGATGAAGTCATGTCCAATATCTATATCCGCGAAGGCAACCCTCTGCGTGGGATTCTGGGCAAGACCGCTCGCTATCTGGCTGACGGCAGTTGCCCGATCGGCGAGCACACCTGGCAGTCCGCCTATTGGTCGGCACAGAGTGCCGTGGCTGCGGCCCACGCGGTGATCGAGGGAGACCCGTCGGCCTACGCGCTTTGCCGTCCACCGGGGCACCACGCCCGTGCCGAGGCCGCAGGCGGCTTCTGCTTTCTCAACAATGCGGCAATTGCCGCTCAGGTGCTGAGGGGCAGGTTTTCCAAAGTCGCGGTGCTCGATACCGACATGCACCACGGCCAGGGCATACAGGAAATTTTCTACGACAGGGATGACGTGTTGTATGTATCGATTCACGGTGATCCGACCAACTTCTACCCGGTGGTCGCCGGTTTTGATGACGAGACCGGAACCGGTGCCGGTGAGGGCTTCAACCTGAACCTACCGATGGCCCACGGCGCCAGCGAGGCGGATTTTTTCAATTGCATGGATCAGGCCGCCTCTGCATTGCGCACGTTCGGCCCGGATGTGTTGGTACTCTCGCTGGGCTTCGATATTTACGAGAACGATCCCCAGTCAAAAGTATCCGTCAGCCATGAGGGCTTCCGTTTGCTGGGGCAGCGGATCAAGGCGCTGGGGATTCCTTGCGTGGTGGTGCAGGAGGGCGGTTATGACATCGCCACGCTGGATGAAAATGCCTCGCGCTTCTTCGCCGGCATGACTGCTTGA